TACAGTGATGCGAAGGATTGGATTGTAAGTAAAATTAGGGCTTACCTTTCGATGCTGCCTAAGCAGAGTGAGGATATACCAGCCATTGAAGACCTCAAACCCGACCCAATCCCAGCAATTCCAGGAGCCGCAAGTAAGCCGACTTACACGCTCGAAGAAGCGAGACGACTAGCTGAGGCCGAGGCTGCTTCTCGGGATGACATTTCGGAGGAGCTTTACGATCAACAACAACTTGAGAATGATCGTCTTTATGAGGAAGCTCGCAAAAAGAAGAAGGGTAAGCAGAAAAGTCAGAAACGGTTTT
The Rubellicoccus peritrichatus DNA segment above includes these coding regions:
- a CDS encoding helix-turn-helix transcriptional regulator; this encodes MASDITPESLKEWRKEQKMTQTEMGSLMGWEKLVVTNIETGRRKISDAEQRLLKLLIHGELPFNAPVSDDVLEFDQDEWGLIHRMAQREGYSDAKDWIVSKIRAYLSMLPKQSEDIPAIEDLKPDPIPAIPGAASKPTYTLEEARRLAEAEAASRDDISEELYDQQQLENDRLYEEARKKKKGKQKSQKRFSA